The following are from one region of the Longimicrobiaceae bacterium genome:
- a CDS encoding L,D-transpeptidase, giving the protein MMGINRIAHASLIAATLAAAPAVGQGPMEIVVNIPAGRLDVVQGGQRVRSYPVSVGTAAHATPQGEGAIRRMVWNPDWTPPDAEWARRETRKAPGWANPMGRVKIHLFRDYYVHGTPAGNERRLGAPASHGCIRMRNRDVMELAEMVMRADGGPSAEATARTLAANPRNTRELSLAGRVHVRIEYRLAEVDADSVTLHPDVYGVAKPGYAARVAADLRAAGADTAPELAAVNLSRAPASAVRIPRQLPQPAAVIAVATVPVTAAPAQTADAVLPR; this is encoded by the coding sequence ATGATGGGCATAAATCGCATCGCGCACGCTTCGCTGATCGCCGCCACGCTCGCCGCCGCGCCCGCTGTGGGGCAGGGGCCGATGGAGATCGTGGTCAACATCCCCGCCGGCCGGCTGGACGTGGTGCAGGGCGGGCAGCGCGTCCGCTCGTACCCGGTGTCGGTAGGCACCGCGGCGCACGCCACCCCGCAGGGCGAGGGCGCCATCCGCCGCATGGTGTGGAACCCGGACTGGACGCCGCCCGACGCGGAGTGGGCGCGCAGGGAGACGCGGAAGGCGCCCGGCTGGGCCAACCCCATGGGCCGCGTGAAGATTCACCTGTTCCGCGACTACTACGTGCACGGCACGCCCGCGGGCAACGAGCGGCGCCTGGGCGCGCCGGCCTCGCACGGCTGCATCCGCATGCGCAACCGTGACGTGATGGAGCTGGCGGAGATGGTGATGCGTGCCGACGGCGGCCCCTCTGCCGAGGCGACGGCCCGCACGCTCGCCGCGAACCCGCGCAACACCCGCGAGCTGAGCCTGGCCGGCCGCGTGCACGTGCGCATCGAGTACCGCCTGGCGGAGGTGGATGCGGACTCGGTGACGCTGCACCCGGACGTGTACGGCGTGGCGAAGCCCGGCTACGCAGCCCGCGTGGCCGCCGACCTCCGCGCCGCCGGCGCCGATACCGCGCCCGAGCTCGCCGCCGTGAATCTGTCCCGCGCCCCGGCCTCCGCAGTTCGCATCCCGCGCCAGCTTCCGCAGCCGGCCGCCGTCATCGCCGTCGCCACCGTGCCCGTCACGGCCGCGCCAGCCCAGACGGCCGACGCCGTGCTCCCGCGGTAA
- a CDS encoding lytic transglycosylase domain-containing protein codes for MRNPIQMVSRGAAALALVALAAAPNTVAAQANDTSLRVPVVAATPLTPTPSPGREFWRRLHEEVRLIGSTDLLEFRYARRYGISPELSRKIEQAARAEGVDPELGFRIVRVESGFDPRARSRGGALGLMQLMPGTARSIDRSLRSAEAVMEPGNNLRVGFRYLRNLLDMFDGDVRLAVLAYNRGEVAVARAVRRGANPENGYSRHVLGTNGSNPYSGPGRIAKTPQR; via the coding sequence TTGAGAAATCCGATCCAGATGGTTTCGCGCGGGGCGGCCGCGCTGGCGCTCGTGGCGCTGGCGGCGGCGCCGAATACGGTGGCGGCGCAGGCGAACGACACCAGCCTGCGCGTGCCGGTAGTGGCAGCCACGCCGCTCACCCCCACGCCCTCGCCGGGGCGCGAGTTCTGGCGGCGGCTGCACGAGGAGGTGCGGCTCATCGGCAGCACCGACCTGCTGGAGTTCCGCTACGCCCGGCGCTACGGCATCTCGCCCGAGCTGTCGCGCAAGATCGAGCAGGCGGCGCGGGCCGAGGGGGTGGACCCGGAGCTGGGCTTCCGCATCGTTCGCGTGGAGAGCGGGTTCGACCCGCGGGCGCGCAGCCGCGGCGGGGCGCTGGGCCTCATGCAGCTCATGCCCGGCACGGCCCGCAGCATCGACCGCTCGCTGCGCAGCGCCGAGGCGGTGATGGAGCCCGGCAACAACCTGCGCGTGGGCTTCCGCTACCTGCGCAACCTGCTGGACATGTTCGACGGCGACGTGCGGCTGGCGGTGCTGGCGTACAACCGCGGCGAGGTGGCGGTGGCGCGGGCGGTGCGCCGCGGCGCGAACCCGGAGAACGGGTACTCGCGCCACGTGCTGGGCACCAACGGCTCCAACCCGTACTCCGGCCCCGGCCGCATCGCCAAGACCCCGCAGCGGTGA
- a CDS encoding SusC/RagA family TonB-linked outer membrane protein, with amino-acid sequence MGLAALCLLCGPAAAAAQQRQITGTVTGANGRGLSGAFVAIAASNLGVRTDVRGGYSISVPAGDVRLRVRSVGYKVAEINVPATQATANFSLIEDVLNLQALVVTGQATAVARQNVANDVAVVGARELQRVPAQTIDRALQGKVAGATIRSNSGAPGGGVQIRIRGASSITGNATPLYVVDGVVISDVAIPGGQNAISRANTTAGVNSSVQDQTVNRIADLNPNDIENIEILKGASAAAIYGSRASAGVVVITTKRGQAGRPRFSLSQRVGFAELSNEIGARDWTAAEAIDFGYVTAANASTYFNPDGSPKHTYDLEKQVFGRRAPQRETTLSVSGGNEGTQYYISGLLMNDQGIAANTGYEKQSLALHLNQALSSRIHLNVGSSLLHSVAARGITGNDNTQASYVAAISATPNFFSFKPVNGVYPRNPFTDSNPLETSSLSTNDEDVWRAIGSLNLTVDLLNRGAHSLKFVGIGGADYFTQDNRLYFPPTIQLQPFGTTPGTAVSGGGNNLNLTSNLNLVHAFTPRSGSFSATTSVGVQYQGSDLHRGQVTGRNLLGDLDLPYFGAAQQTFGRHEQVKDFGGYAQEELLMFDEHLSLTGGLRADRSSNNSDTEKYFFYPKVNGAFTLPGSYSFLDQLKLRAAYGSAGNEPLYGQKFTALNLTNIENIPTVSFGTLNTIGALDLHPERTTEIEGGFDATLLGERALLTFTAYHRNITDLLLSRVLAPSSGYFTEYFNGGKLSSNGIEASIQATPLRRGSFQWVTNNTFSRNRVKIVELPVEEFSAGNSFGNSFGSYRIRKGFSPTTVFANFGRDATGAFIVRPIGESEPDFQMGFNNDFKLRRFSLSTLLDWSHGGKVVNLTRNYFDGSGTSPDFLMPSGVTTPRDFEKCGADCLSGEERLFWFGNPNNRPVYVEDASFVKLREVSVSYEVPARWLGSRVSNAQISLSGRNLKTWTGYSGYDPEVSNFGNVTAGRNQDVTPFPPSRTFWLAFNVGF; translated from the coding sequence TTGGGCCTTGCGGCCCTGTGCCTGCTGTGCGGCCCCGCCGCCGCGGCAGCGCAGCAGAGGCAGATCACGGGCACGGTGACGGGCGCCAACGGACGGGGGCTGTCCGGCGCGTTCGTGGCCATCGCCGCGTCGAACCTGGGAGTGCGCACCGACGTGCGCGGCGGGTACAGCATCTCGGTGCCGGCGGGCGACGTGCGGCTCCGCGTCCGCTCGGTGGGCTACAAGGTGGCCGAGATCAACGTCCCGGCCACGCAGGCCACGGCGAACTTCAGCCTGATCGAGGACGTGCTGAACCTGCAGGCCCTGGTCGTCACCGGCCAGGCGACCGCGGTCGCGCGGCAGAACGTGGCCAACGACGTGGCGGTGGTGGGCGCGCGCGAGCTCCAGCGCGTCCCGGCGCAGACCATCGACCGGGCGCTCCAGGGGAAGGTGGCGGGTGCCACCATCCGCTCCAACTCGGGCGCGCCCGGCGGCGGCGTGCAGATCCGCATCCGCGGCGCCAGCTCCATCACCGGGAACGCGACGCCGCTGTACGTGGTGGACGGCGTGGTGATCAGCGACGTGGCCATCCCCGGCGGCCAGAACGCCATCTCGCGCGCCAACACCACGGCGGGCGTGAACTCGTCGGTGCAGGACCAGACGGTGAACCGCATCGCCGACCTGAACCCGAACGACATCGAGAACATCGAGATCCTCAAGGGTGCTTCGGCGGCGGCCATCTACGGCTCGCGCGCCTCGGCGGGCGTGGTGGTCATCACCACCAAGCGCGGGCAGGCGGGCCGGCCCCGCTTCAGCCTGTCGCAGCGCGTGGGCTTCGCGGAGCTGTCGAACGAGATCGGCGCGCGTGACTGGACGGCCGCCGAGGCCATCGACTTCGGGTACGTGACGGCGGCGAACGCCTCCACGTACTTCAACCCGGACGGATCGCCCAAGCACACGTACGACCTGGAGAAGCAGGTCTTCGGGCGCCGCGCCCCGCAGCGCGAGACCACGCTGAGCGTGAGCGGCGGCAACGAGGGCACGCAGTACTACATCTCCGGCCTGCTGATGAACGACCAGGGCATCGCGGCCAACACCGGCTACGAGAAGCAGAGCCTGGCGCTGCACCTGAACCAGGCGCTGTCGTCGCGCATCCACCTGAACGTGGGGAGCAGCCTGCTGCACTCGGTGGCGGCGCGCGGCATCACCGGCAACGACAACACGCAGGCCAGCTACGTGGCGGCCATCTCGGCCACGCCCAACTTCTTCAGCTTCAAGCCGGTCAACGGCGTGTACCCGCGCAACCCGTTCACCGACAGCAACCCGCTGGAGACGTCCAGCCTGTCCACGAACGACGAGGACGTGTGGCGCGCGATCGGGTCGCTGAACCTGACGGTGGACCTGCTGAACCGCGGCGCGCACAGCCTGAAGTTCGTGGGCATCGGCGGCGCCGACTACTTCACGCAGGACAACCGGCTGTACTTTCCGCCCACCATCCAGCTCCAGCCCTTCGGCACCACGCCGGGCACGGCGGTCTCGGGCGGCGGCAACAACCTGAACCTGACGTCGAACCTGAACCTGGTGCACGCGTTCACGCCCAGGAGCGGCTCGTTCAGCGCGACCACGTCGGTGGGCGTGCAGTACCAGGGCAGCGACCTGCACCGCGGCCAGGTCACGGGCCGCAACCTGCTGGGCGACCTGGACCTGCCGTACTTCGGCGCGGCGCAGCAGACGTTCGGGCGGCACGAGCAGGTGAAGGACTTCGGCGGCTACGCGCAGGAGGAGCTGCTGATGTTCGACGAGCACCTGTCGCTCACCGGCGGCCTGCGGGCTGACCGCAGCAGCAACAACTCCGACACCGAGAAGTACTTCTTCTACCCCAAGGTCAACGGCGCCTTCACGCTGCCGGGCTCGTACTCCTTCCTGGACCAGCTCAAGCTGCGCGCGGCCTACGGCTCCGCCGGCAACGAGCCGCTGTACGGCCAGAAGTTCACGGCGCTCAACCTGACCAACATCGAGAACATCCCCACGGTCTCGTTCGGCACGCTGAACACCATCGGGGCGCTGGACCTGCACCCGGAGCGCACCACCGAGATCGAGGGCGGCTTCGACGCTACGCTCCTCGGCGAGCGCGCGCTGCTCACCTTCACGGCGTACCACCGCAACATCACCGACCTGCTGCTGTCGCGGGTGCTGGCGCCGTCCAGCGGCTACTTCACCGAGTACTTCAACGGCGGCAAGCTGAGCAGCAACGGCATCGAGGCCTCGATCCAGGCCACGCCGCTGCGCCGCGGCTCCTTCCAGTGGGTGACGAACAACACCTTCTCGCGCAACCGCGTGAAGATCGTGGAGCTGCCGGTGGAGGAGTTCAGCGCCGGCAACTCGTTCGGCAACTCGTTCGGCAGCTACCGCATCCGCAAGGGCTTCTCGCCCACCACGGTGTTCGCCAACTTCGGCCGCGACGCCACGGGCGCCTTCATCGTGCGCCCCATCGGCGAGTCGGAGCCGGACTTCCAGATGGGCTTCAACAACGACTTCAAGCTCCGCCGCTTCTCGCTGTCGACGCTGCTGGACTGGAGCCACGGCGGCAAGGTGGTGAACCTGACGCGTAACTACTTCGACGGCTCGGGCACCTCGCCGGACTTCTTGATGCCCTCGGGCGTCACCACGCCGCGCGACTTCGAGAAGTGCGGGGCGGACTGCCTGTCGGGCGAGGAGCGCCTGTTCTGGTTCGGCAACCCGAACAACCGCCCGGTCTACGTGGAGGACGCCAGCTTCGTGAAGCTGCGCGAGGTGTCGGTGAGCTACGAGGTGCCGGCCCGCTGGCTGGGCAGCCGCGTGAGCAACGCCCAGATCTCGCTGTCGGGGCGCAACCTGAAGACCTGGACGGGCTACAGCGGCTACGACCCGGAGGTGAGCAACTTCGGCAACGTGACCGCCGGCCGTAACCAGGACGTGACGCCGTTCCCGCCGAGCCGCACCTTCTGGCTCGCCTTCAACGTCGGGTTCTGA
- a CDS encoding ATP-binding cassette domain-containing protein produces the protein MALEAVDVVKRFGAAAALDGVSLRVEAGECVALVGESGSGKSTLLRCFNRMTDPDAGSVLVEGADAAGLDAVELRRRVGYVPQDGGLLPHWRVLRNVALVPWLRGDTAADSLAMQALERVGLAAETFGGRWPRELSGGQRQRVAIARALAGSPSIVLLDEPFGALDAITRAELQDGFRELQRGLAVTTVLVTHDLHEAVLLADRIAVLRRGRIEQVADPRTLLSAPATAYVRELLARARVEAA, from the coding sequence GTGGCTCTGGAAGCAGTGGACGTGGTGAAGCGCTTCGGCGCGGCGGCGGCGCTGGACGGCGTGTCGCTGCGCGTGGAGGCGGGGGAGTGCGTGGCGCTGGTGGGCGAGAGCGGGTCCGGCAAGAGCACGCTGCTGCGCTGCTTCAACCGCATGACCGATCCGGACGCCGGCTCCGTGCTGGTGGAGGGCGCGGACGCGGCGGGGCTGGACGCGGTGGAGCTGCGGCGGCGCGTGGGCTACGTGCCGCAGGACGGCGGGCTGCTGCCGCACTGGCGCGTGCTGCGCAACGTGGCGCTCGTCCCCTGGCTGCGCGGCGACACCGCGGCGGATTCGCTCGCGATGCAGGCGCTGGAGCGCGTGGGGCTGGCGGCGGAGACGTTCGGCGGGCGGTGGCCTCGCGAGCTCTCGGGCGGGCAGCGGCAGCGGGTGGCGATCGCCCGGGCGCTGGCGGGCAGCCCGTCCATCGTGCTGCTGGACGAGCCGTTCGGGGCGCTCGACGCCATCACCCGCGCGGAGCTTCAGGACGGGTTCCGGGAATTGCAGCGCGGCCTGGCAGTGACGACCGTGCTCGTCACGCACGACCTGCATGAGGCGGTGCTGCTGGCGGACCGCATCGCCGTGTTGCGCCGCGGGCGCATCGAGCAGGTGGCGGACCCGCGCACGCTCCTCTCCGCGCCCGCAACCGCATACGTGCGCGAGCTGCTGGCCCGCGCCCGCGTGGAGGCCGCATGA
- a CDS encoding glycine betaine ABC transporter substrate-binding protein: MTRIFRLALARLRIRTQPAHPRGTPGPLATPAVHLPNRQATSVRSASARLGWTWMLALAAVLGFGTGDAARAQTADATTPADARKSSARPVVVASKPFAESYLLAEMFAQVLEARGIPVERRLGLGATEIAFGAVRTGAVDVYPEYTGTGLLAILGEKPSADPRAVYGRVAREFRRRWGVRWLPPLGFQNTYAIAVRKETARRLGLRTLSDLGRNGPSIVAGLTPDFIGREDGLPGLSRAYGFHPREVRPLVQAVKYPALAAGRVDVIDGYSTDGFIARYDLVVLEDDRAFFPPYEAAAVVSRRLSDENPAAIAALTELSGRLDETRMREMNRRVEVDGEEVPRVAAAALRDLGLVGATPSASAGAQTGTDGGTSLGAYLWAKRGELLALTLRHLLLVAVSLAAAVAVAVPLGVALERARPGAAEGTIRGVGVLQTIPGIALLAFMIPLLGIGVAPALVALFLYSLYPIVRNTYSGVRDAGPEAVAAAHALGMAPRQVLRHVRLPLAAPAIMAGIRTAAVIDVGTATLAAFIGAGGLGDPIVAGLALGDTRMILSGAIPAALLALAVDAILALAERRVTPGGLR, encoded by the coding sequence ATGACTCGCATCTTCCGCCTCGCCCTCGCCCGCCTGCGCATCCGCACCCAGCCCGCGCATCCGCGAGGCACGCCGGGTCCGCTCGCGACGCCCGCCGTGCATCTCCCGAATCGTCAAGCGACGAGCGTCCGTTCCGCATCGGCCCGACTCGGGTGGACGTGGATGCTGGCGCTCGCGGCGGTGCTCGGCTTCGGGACGGGAGATGCGGCGCGCGCGCAGACGGCGGACGCCACGACGCCGGCGGACGCACGGAAGAGCTCGGCGCGCCCGGTGGTGGTCGCGTCGAAGCCGTTCGCGGAGTCTTACCTGCTGGCGGAGATGTTCGCGCAGGTGCTGGAGGCGCGGGGAATCCCGGTGGAACGGCGGCTGGGGCTGGGCGCGACGGAGATCGCATTCGGCGCGGTGCGCACCGGCGCGGTGGACGTGTACCCGGAGTACACGGGTACGGGGCTGCTCGCCATCCTCGGTGAGAAGCCGTCGGCCGATCCGCGCGCTGTCTATGGACGCGTGGCGCGGGAGTTCAGGCGCCGGTGGGGCGTGCGGTGGCTGCCGCCGCTGGGCTTCCAGAACACGTACGCCATCGCCGTGCGCAAGGAGACGGCGCGGCGGCTGGGGCTGCGCACGCTGAGCGACCTGGGGCGCAACGGGCCGAGCATCGTGGCGGGGCTAACTCCGGACTTCATCGGGCGGGAGGACGGGCTGCCGGGCCTGTCCCGCGCGTACGGCTTCCATCCGCGCGAGGTGCGGCCGCTGGTGCAGGCGGTGAAGTACCCCGCGCTGGCCGCCGGCCGCGTGGACGTGATCGACGGCTACAGCACCGACGGCTTCATCGCCCGGTACGACCTGGTGGTGCTGGAGGACGACCGCGCGTTCTTCCCGCCGTACGAGGCCGCCGCCGTCGTAAGCCGCCGCCTCTCCGACGAGAACCCCGCCGCCATAGCCGCGCTGACCGAGCTGAGCGGCCGGCTGGACGAGACGCGGATGCGGGAGATGAACCGCCGCGTGGAGGTGGACGGCGAGGAGGTGCCCCGCGTGGCCGCCGCCGCCCTGCGCGACCTGGGCCTCGTGGGCGCGACCCCGTCCGCCTCGGCGGGTGCGCAGACGGGGACGGACGGCGGCACGTCGCTCGGCGCGTACCTGTGGGCCAAGCGCGGCGAGCTGCTCGCGCTGACGCTACGCCACCTGCTGCTCGTCGCCGTCTCCCTCGCGGCGGCGGTGGCGGTCGCAGTGCCGCTGGGCGTAGCGCTCGAACGCGCCCGCCCCGGCGCGGCCGAGGGCACCATCCGCGGCGTGGGCGTGCTCCAGACCATCCCCGGCATCGCCCTGCTGGCGTTCATGATCCCGCTTCTGGGCATCGGCGTGGCGCCGGCGCTGGTGGCGCTCTTCCTCTACTCGCTGTATCCCATCGTCCGCAACACGTACAGCGGGGTGAGGGATGCGGGGCCCGAGGCGGTGGCCGCGGCGCACGCGCTGGGCATGGCGCCGCGCCAGGTGCTGCGCCACGTGCGGCTTCCGCTCGCCGCGCCCGCCATCATGGCCGGCATCCGCACCGCCGCCGTGATCGACGTGGGCACGGCGACGCTCGCCGCGTTCATCGGCGCCGGCGGGCTGGGCGATCCCATCGTCGCAGGCCTCGCGCTGGGCGACACGCGGATGATCCTCTCCGGCGCCATCCCCGCCGCCCTCCTCGCCCTCGCCGTCGACGCCATCCTCGCCCTTGCCGAGCGCCGCGTCACCCCCGGCGGCCTCCGCTGA